One segment of Paenibacillus rhizovicinus DNA contains the following:
- a CDS encoding DUF5050 domain-containing protein — protein sequence MSTDGKSKTKLLTGTMINELNMVGDRLYFNYNRHLYKMITDCTHREEATSQKYAKSMYINIIGNHVFFYDMSKTVKLDVDQ from the coding sequence CTGAGCACCGATGGCAAGTCGAAGACGAAACTGCTGACCGGGACTATGATCAACGAACTGAACATGGTCGGGGATCGGCTTTATTTTAACTATAATCGGCATTTATACAAAATGATAACCGATTGCACGCATCGCGAGGAAGCCACTTCGCAGAAGTACGCCAAGTCCATGTACATCAACATCATCGGAAACCACGTGTTCTTCTATGATATGTCCAAAACGGTGAAGCTGGATGTCGACCAATAG
- a CDS encoding LysR family transcriptional regulator: MEFRQLEYFIATCEELHFTKASVKLGITQPTLSHQIKALEDEVGVPLFDRIGKKIAITEAGMILYKQTKLAVGNLSSAIEQIQELQQIERGTLAIGALPGELNQLVTSLLLDFHREYPKVRIKIFGVENIETRILQNELDLALTILPIEDARIHAIPLYSEDFYFVATAKHPYADRTAIQFDEILNVPIVMFPETHQCRQMVDMTCSLAGFNLNPMIETTTIESLFGLVRSGAGGTVLSKTLIEMYDYDELVRIPIQNPALRREVGIVYHRDKYLGKASRGFIALLTEHVKLLKQDHLLRNL; this comes from the coding sequence ATGGAATTCAGACAATTGGAATATTTTATCGCGACATGCGAAGAATTGCATTTTACGAAAGCCTCCGTCAAGCTCGGGATCACGCAGCCTACTTTAAGCCATCAGATCAAGGCGCTCGAAGACGAGGTTGGCGTTCCGTTATTCGACCGGATCGGGAAAAAGATCGCGATTACCGAGGCCGGGATGATTTTGTATAAACAAACGAAATTGGCGGTCGGCAATTTATCGAGCGCCATTGAGCAGATCCAAGAACTTCAGCAAATCGAGCGAGGCACCTTAGCGATCGGCGCCCTTCCGGGCGAGCTTAACCAGCTTGTCACCTCGCTGCTGCTCGATTTTCACCGCGAATATCCCAAAGTCCGGATTAAAATCTTCGGCGTCGAAAATATCGAAACCCGCATTTTGCAAAACGAACTGGATCTCGCCTTAACGATCCTGCCGATCGAGGATGCAAGGATTCATGCGATTCCCCTTTACAGCGAAGACTTTTATTTTGTCGCAACGGCCAAACATCCTTATGCGGACCGTACTGCGATCCAGTTCGATGAAATTCTGAACGTACCGATCGTGATGTTCCCGGAAACCCATCAATGCCGGCAAATGGTCGACATGACATGTTCCCTGGCCGGTTTTAACCTGAATCCCATGATCGAAACGACAACGATCGAATCGTTATTCGGACTCGTTCGTTCGGGAGCGGGCGGCACGGTGTTATCGAAGACGTTGATCGAAATGTATGACTACGACGAGTTGGTCCGCATTCCGATTCAAAATCCCGCGCTGCGCAGGGAAGTGGGCATCGTGTATCACCGCGATAAATATCTAGGCAAAGCTTCGCGAGGATTCATCGCGTTATTGACGGAGCATGTCAAATTGCTCAAACAAGACCACTTGCTGCGTAACTTATAG
- a CDS encoding cell wall hydrolase, which yields MGVVKARSQDISMLARLLRAEAETEGEKGMFLVGNVGINRIRANCSDFKDIRTIPQMINQPHAFEALQHGLYYQSARDRERRLAQRAVNGERDWPAKYSLWYFRPGSFDNPGPCPPTWYDQPFAGRWKKHCFYEPTGQECENVYNTF from the coding sequence ATGGGAGTTGTTAAAGCCAGGAGTCAAGATATTAGCATGTTGGCAAGGCTGCTGCGAGCCGAAGCCGAGACCGAGGGCGAGAAGGGCATGTTCCTTGTCGGCAATGTCGGCATTAACCGCATAAGAGCGAATTGCTCCGATTTCAAAGACATCCGGACCATTCCCCAAATGATCAACCAGCCTCATGCATTCGAAGCATTGCAGCATGGCCTGTATTACCAAAGCGCAAGAGATAGAGAACGCCGATTGGCGCAACGGGCCGTGAACGGGGAGCGGGATTGGCCAGCCAAATACTCGCTCTGGTATTTCCGTCCGGGTTCGTTCGATAATCCCGGACCCTGTCCGCCGACCTGGTACGATCAGCCGTTCGCGGGAAGATGGAAGAAGCACTGTTTCTACGAACCGACAGGGCAAGAATGCGAAAACGTATATAACACCTTTTAA
- a CDS encoding tyrosine-type recombinase/integrase, producing MPSQHELEEWYGEQTHAFRIWMKQAGYTETTQKEYMREVYAYLHSLDELAVEKAGKMQVIAFLVSKQQSTGDRTRNRTLSAIRTFYASLIDFEMASRNPALEVKKSKTEKNKKPVYLEEEELADSLAYIEGRYRNRNIAIFLLMSYCGLRVGEVHRLNRSDFKKAKGTIEVFGKGRKWNEIPVPETLSAMLSEVEQERIEPYREKEDAFFVSQKGKRLSIRQIQKIAGQTFMAFKQQNPSLADMKLSCHKLRHTFATMLLKNGVDIRVVKELMGHASIETTMIYTHVNDQQKKQAMSTINIPMHAIG from the coding sequence GTGCCGAGTCAGCATGAGCTGGAAGAATGGTACGGGGAACAGACGCATGCCTTTCGAATCTGGATGAAACAAGCCGGCTATACGGAAACGACGCAAAAAGAATACATGCGCGAGGTTTACGCCTATTTGCACTCCTTGGATGAGCTTGCCGTCGAGAAAGCGGGAAAGATGCAGGTGATCGCCTTTCTCGTTTCCAAACAGCAGTCAACGGGAGACCGCACGAGGAACCGAACGCTGTCTGCCATTCGCACCTTCTATGCGTCGCTGATCGATTTCGAGATGGCCTCGCGCAATCCGGCGTTGGAAGTGAAGAAATCGAAGACGGAGAAGAACAAGAAACCGGTCTATCTCGAAGAAGAAGAGCTCGCGGATAGTCTGGCTTACATAGAAGGGCGTTACCGGAACCGCAATATTGCGATTTTCTTGCTGATGAGTTATTGCGGGCTGCGCGTCGGCGAAGTGCATCGATTGAATCGCAGCGACTTCAAGAAGGCGAAGGGAACGATCGAGGTGTTCGGCAAAGGGAGAAAATGGAACGAGATCCCCGTGCCCGAAACGCTGTCCGCCATGCTGTCCGAGGTCGAGCAGGAGCGCATAGAGCCCTATCGGGAGAAGGAAGACGCCTTCTTCGTCTCCCAGAAAGGCAAACGACTGTCCATCCGGCAAATTCAGAAGATCGCCGGGCAGACGTTCATGGCCTTCAAGCAGCAAAATCCAAGCTTAGCGGACATGAAGCTCTCCTGCCACAAGCTCAGGCATACGTTTGCCACGATGCTGCTCAAGAACGGAGTCGATATCCGGGTCGTCAAGGAGCTGATGGGCCATGCATCGATCGAGACGACGATGATTTATACGCATGTCAACGACCAGCAGAAGAAGCAGGCGATGTCGACGATCAACATTCCGATGCACGCCATTGGCTGA
- a CDS encoding peptidase G2 autoproteolytic cleavage domain-containing protein — MACNAQATGACSAAEGTNTVASGTSSHAEGLQTIASSTAAHAEGYITQATGAASHAEGGGSVASGLYSHAEGEVTSAQGENSHAEGFDTLAFGEAAHSEGYITQATGPASHAEGGGSIASGLYSHAEGRETRAAGDQSHAEGLITLAQGLNAHAEGELTQAAGLDSHAEGMGTTASGQSSHAEGENNTASGRASHAEGNLNVASGLFAHAEGQRTSAIGDLSHAEGNQTTAGGQISHAEGALTMASGFASHTEGVSTIADTFVSHAEGTGTSTNGFDGVHIMGRYGAADELSYSWYLANGSSGSAPGLAAKILSNGDVKIDGTVSSPAADYAEMFETVDGNPIEPGYFVALEGDKVRIARAEDRFIAGITSAKPAFLSNSGELGWDMKYLTDEWGRTVYADAAVPALFDADGTMILPARTERQPALNPAWDPARSYVPRNRRPEWVAVGMLGKLLLRDDGSCQAGGLCAVTEAGTAEASEAGYYVLKRTGANQILVLLGKTY, encoded by the coding sequence TTGGCATGCAATGCACAAGCGACCGGAGCTTGCTCGGCGGCGGAAGGTACGAACACCGTTGCCAGCGGGACTTCATCTCACGCGGAAGGACTACAAACGATAGCAAGCTCCACTGCCGCGCACGCGGAAGGGTATATCACGCAAGCGACAGGTGCTGCTTCCCATGCGGAAGGCGGCGGCTCCGTTGCCAGCGGGCTATATTCACATGCAGAGGGTGAGGTAACGAGCGCTCAAGGCGAGAATTCCCATGCGGAAGGGTTTGACACGCTTGCGTTCGGCGAAGCAGCGCATTCGGAGGGGTATATTACGCAAGCGACCGGACCCGCTTCCCATGCGGAGGGAGGCGGATCCATCGCAAGCGGCCTCTATTCCCATGCGGAAGGGCGGGAAACGAGAGCGGCCGGCGATCAGTCCCATGCGGAAGGGCTGATCACGCTGGCCCAAGGACTTAACGCCCATGCAGAAGGGGAATTGACGCAGGCCGCCGGACTGGATTCCCACGCAGAAGGAATGGGCACGACCGCTTCCGGTCAAAGCTCCCATGCGGAAGGCGAGAATAACACGGCCAGCGGCAGAGCCTCGCACGCGGAAGGCAACCTGAACGTGGCCAGCGGCTTGTTCGCCCATGCAGAAGGACAGCGGACGAGCGCAATCGGCGATCTCTCCCATGCGGAGGGCAATCAAACGACGGCAGGCGGCCAAATCTCGCATGCCGAAGGCGCATTAACGATGGCCAGCGGCTTCGCTTCCCATACGGAAGGCGTAAGCACGATCGCGGATACTTTCGTTTCCCATGCTGAAGGAACGGGAACGTCGACGAACGGATTCGACGGCGTGCACATCATGGGCAGATACGGAGCCGCTGACGAGCTGAGTTACTCTTGGTACCTAGCCAATGGCTCCAGTGGCAGCGCTCCGGGATTAGCCGCCAAAATATTAAGCAACGGCGACGTGAAAATCGATGGAACGGTCAGCAGCCCTGCTGCCGATTATGCGGAAATGTTTGAAACTGTGGATGGCAACCCGATCGAACCGGGCTACTTCGTCGCTTTGGAAGGGGATAAGGTGCGAATCGCGCGCGCCGAAGACCGCTTCATCGCAGGCATTACAAGCGCGAAACCGGCTTTTCTATCGAATAGCGGGGAACTGGGCTGGGACATGAAATATTTGACCGACGAGTGGGGCAGAACGGTATATGCCGACGCGGCGGTGCCGGCGCTCTTCGATGCGGATGGAACGATGATCCTGCCTGCGCGCACGGAACGGCAGCCGGCGTTGAACCCGGCTTGGGACCCGGCGCGAAGCTACGTTCCGCGGAATCGGAGACCGGAATGGGTCGCCGTGGGAATGCTGGGCAAACTGCTCCTTCGTGACGATGGCAGTTGTCAAGCGGGCGGATTATGCGCGGTCACCGAGGCCGGAACGGCTGAAGCATCCGAAGCCGGTTATTACGTGCTCAAGCGGACCGGCGCCAATCAAATCTTAGTTCTTCTGGGCAAAACCTATTAA
- a CDS encoding MarR family winged helix-turn-helix transcriptional regulator — MERWLQSAKNRMKTLENPLNLANGHIFVLKYLHRVETCKVNDVAKLLGITSGAATGLTDKLVSLGLIERTRPEEDRRVVLLSLTESGKETIESTWKQRHEWFTSIVGQLEESQVDVILDAFKLLFHLLEDKQEQNKEV; from the coding sequence ATGGAACGGTGGCTTCAGAGCGCGAAGAATCGCATGAAGACGCTGGAGAATCCGTTGAACTTGGCGAACGGTCATATTTTCGTCCTGAAGTATCTGCATCGCGTCGAAACCTGCAAAGTCAATGATGTCGCTAAACTTCTCGGCATCACCTCCGGCGCCGCAACCGGTCTGACGGATAAGCTTGTTTCTTTGGGCTTGATCGAGAGAACCCGTCCTGAAGAAGACCGCAGAGTCGTACTGCTCAGCTTAACGGAGAGCGGCAAAGAAACGATCGAATCGACATGGAAACAGCGGCATGAATGGTTTACGAGCATCGTTGGACAGCTGGAGGAATCGCAAGTGGATGTTATCCTGGATGCGTTCAAACTGCTGTTTCACCTGCTAGAAGATAAACAAGAACAGAATAAGGAAGTGTAA
- a CDS encoding MDR family MFS transporter, which produces MTNISARQIRWIVTGLMLGLLLGSLDQTIVSTAMPHVIAELNGFSLYSWVFTIYMLTSTTAVPIFGKLADLFGRRLVYLIGMGLFLVGSALCGLSHDMTQLIVFRAIQGIGAGALMPIAMTIIGDIFPPDRRGKMQGIFGAVFGLSSVIGPAVGGFIVDHMAWQWIFYINLPFGIFAAIILSIALKESKSTEKKSIDWGGASTLTGAVVAFLLAIEMGGSGSSEGGMKHYAWGSPQILGLFGASLLLILVFLWIESKVKEPIIPLRLFHFRAISVSSIVGFMMGMGMFGAITYIPLFSQAVIGTSASHSGYILTPLMLSLIASSIVGGRLITKFSYRSIVMVSMAIMTVGYLLMSQMGTGTSSFELVLYMIIVGLGMGALMPVLTIAAQSAVGHDLRGVATSTTQFTRSIGGTVGVAIMGVIMSSRMTDGISGIVNDFKDIPEDQLKQFANPQALLQPEVKAKIPDKLLAALQHILSDAITSVFVIGIIVVLIGLISAYFYGKLRMPKREEGSAAVKATVDMH; this is translated from the coding sequence ATGACAAATATCAGTGCAAGACAAATTCGTTGGATCGTGACCGGGCTCATGCTGGGCTTGCTGCTCGGATCGCTCGACCAAACGATTGTCTCGACGGCAATGCCGCATGTCATTGCGGAATTGAACGGTTTCAGCTTGTACAGCTGGGTATTCACGATCTACATGCTGACCTCGACGACGGCTGTTCCGATCTTCGGCAAGCTGGCGGATTTGTTCGGCAGACGGCTCGTATATTTGATCGGGATGGGGCTGTTCCTCGTCGGCTCGGCGCTTTGCGGCTTGTCGCATGACATGACGCAATTGATCGTCTTCCGCGCCATTCAAGGGATCGGCGCAGGCGCGCTGATGCCGATCGCCATGACGATCATCGGCGATATTTTCCCGCCGGACCGCCGCGGCAAGATGCAAGGTATCTTCGGCGCCGTATTCGGCTTATCCAGCGTCATCGGCCCGGCAGTCGGCGGCTTCATCGTCGATCATATGGCTTGGCAGTGGATTTTCTACATCAATTTGCCTTTCGGTATCTTCGCGGCAATTATTCTCTCCATCGCATTGAAAGAATCCAAAAGCACCGAGAAAAAATCGATCGACTGGGGCGGCGCTTCTACGCTGACCGGCGCAGTCGTCGCGTTCCTGCTGGCCATCGAAATGGGCGGCAGCGGTTCATCCGAAGGCGGCATGAAGCATTACGCGTGGGGTTCCCCGCAAATTCTCGGCTTATTCGGTGCCAGCTTGCTGCTCATTCTCGTCTTCCTCTGGATTGAATCCAAGGTGAAGGAACCGATCATCCCGCTTCGCTTGTTCCATTTCCGCGCGATTTCGGTATCCAGCATCGTAGGCTTCATGATGGGGATGGGGATGTTCGGCGCGATTACGTACATTCCGCTGTTCTCGCAAGCGGTCATCGGAACATCGGCTTCGCATTCCGGTTACATCCTGACGCCGCTCATGCTGTCGCTGATCGCCTCCAGCATCGTAGGCGGCCGTCTCATAACGAAGTTCAGCTATCGTTCGATCGTCATGGTGTCGATGGCGATCATGACGGTCGGTTACCTGCTCATGTCGCAGATGGGTACCGGCACGAGCAGCTTCGAGCTTGTCTTGTATATGATTATTGTCGGTCTCGGAATGGGTGCGCTCATGCCGGTCCTTACGATCGCCGCGCAAAGCGCGGTGGGGCATGATCTTCGAGGCGTCGCCACGTCGACGACGCAATTCACGCGTTCCATCGGCGGTACCGTAGGCGTCGCGATTATGGGCGTCATCATGTCGAGCAGAATGACGGACGGCATCTCCGGTATCGTGAACGACTTCAAAGACATTCCGGAAGACCAGTTGAAGCAGTTTGCGAACCCGCAAGCTTTGCTCCAGCCGGAAGTGAAAGCGAAGATCCCAGACAAACTGCTTGCTGCGCTGCAACATATTCTAAGCGACGCAATTACTTCCGTCTTCGTCATCGGTATTATCGTCGTGTTAATCGGTCTGATCTCCGCTTACTTCTACGGCAAGCTGCGGATGCCGAAACGCGAAGAAGGATCGGCAGCGGTTAAAGCTACGGTTGACATGCACTAA
- a CDS encoding aldo/keto reductase, producing MEYRVLGRSGLKVSEVSLGCWAIGGPSWRDGEAVGWSGNDDSASLDGLKRAFELGINHFDTADVYGDGHSERVLGRFLKEVPRDQVVIASKVGWFRGTAPNAMQPIHIRHQLEQSLMNLGTDYLDLHFFHNTNFGPNDLYLEEAADTMRQLQKEGKVRVIGQSGYGYGDFMRVCPITRPDVLQFHYNAFGNSFDKPDTNLFRWADEQNIGMVLFGPLAQGLLLDKFDPEHPPKFGEGDNRSSNDAYTKERLLEIRRRLGTIKERFGMEVQDLVRVAIQFALAQSPNACVIPGFKNAKQVESNAQGAGNPLTAEEVAFIRSVIQGA from the coding sequence GTGGAATACCGTGTTCTTGGACGTTCCGGTTTAAAGGTTAGCGAAGTAAGTTTGGGCTGCTGGGCAATCGGCGGGCCATCATGGCGCGACGGCGAGGCCGTAGGCTGGTCGGGCAATGACGACAGCGCATCGCTTGACGGCTTGAAACGCGCGTTCGAGCTTGGCATCAATCATTTCGATACGGCGGACGTCTACGGCGATGGGCATTCGGAGCGCGTGCTCGGCCGGTTTCTGAAAGAAGTTCCGCGCGATCAAGTCGTCATCGCTTCCAAAGTCGGCTGGTTCCGCGGTACGGCACCTAACGCGATGCAGCCCATACATATCCGTCATCAGCTCGAACAATCGCTGATGAATTTGGGCACGGACTACCTGGACCTGCATTTCTTCCATAATACGAATTTCGGACCGAACGATTTGTATTTGGAGGAAGCAGCCGATACGATGCGTCAGCTGCAGAAGGAAGGCAAGGTCCGCGTCATCGGCCAATCCGGCTACGGCTATGGCGATTTCATGCGCGTTTGTCCGATTACGCGTCCGGACGTGCTTCAGTTCCACTACAATGCGTTCGGCAATTCCTTCGACAAGCCGGATACGAATCTGTTCCGCTGGGCCGATGAACAGAACATCGGCATGGTGCTGTTCGGACCGCTCGCCCAAGGCTTGCTGCTCGACAAATTCGATCCGGAGCATCCGCCGAAGTTCGGCGAAGGGGATAACCGCTCTTCCAATGACGCGTATACGAAGGAGCGTCTGCTTGAGATTCGCCGCCGCCTTGGAACGATCAAGGAACGGTTCGGCATGGAAGTGCAAGATTTGGTGCGCGTGGCGATTCAATTCGCGCTGGCGCAATCGCCGAACGCTTGCGTCATTCCCGGCTTCAAGAACGCGAAGCAGGTGGAATCCAATGCGCAGGGAGCAGGCAATCCGTTGACTGCCGAGGAAGTCGCGTTCATTCGCAGCGTTATTCAAGGCGCATAG
- a CDS encoding GNAT family N-acetyltransferase: MLREMTINDYDQMLALWNAIEGLALSAADSKPNIAMYLERNPGLSYVFEADGLIVGTVLCGHDGRRGFIYHAAVNPAYRNQRIAQQLISKSLQGLREAGIDKCHLFVLDDNEIGQAFWSRRGWEKRSGFAVYSTDV; the protein is encoded by the coding sequence TTGCTGCGTGAAATGACAATTAACGACTATGATCAGATGCTTGCGCTATGGAACGCCATTGAAGGGTTGGCATTAAGCGCTGCCGACTCCAAACCGAATATAGCCATGTATTTGGAACGGAATCCCGGATTGAGCTACGTGTTCGAAGCCGATGGTCTCATCGTGGGCACCGTGCTGTGCGGACATGACGGACGGAGAGGTTTTATCTATCATGCGGCCGTGAATCCGGCTTACCGTAATCAGAGAATTGCGCAGCAGCTGATAAGTAAGAGCTTGCAAGGCTTGCGGGAAGCCGGAATCGACAAATGCCATCTGTTCGTTCTTGACGATAATGAAATCGGACAAGCGTTCTGGAGCCGCAGGGGCTGGGAGAAGCGAAGCGGCTTTGCGGTCTACTCGACGGATGTGTAA
- a CDS encoding prenyltransferase/squalene oxidase repeat-containing protein, with translation MAINRSVINWLLDSDPSIRWQVMRDLIDAPAEEVEVERAKVATEGVGARLLALQRADGSWAGEAWNHGWDSTMHVLSLLRELGLDPVSDESRRAVELVRDQVTWRGWDMDGEWRGWEWKGNPFFIGEVEPCINGQVAASGAYFGQDVRRIVDRLLGEQLPDGGWNCDAEKGSTRSSFNTTICVLEALLEYELAGVESAAVTEARLRGQEYLLERRLFRRRSTGEAIERDRKGGVAWASFSFPTWWHYDVLRGLEYLRRAGTTPDERVAEAIELVVSKRDGDGRWPLENQHPGTMAVEVNEGVGQPSRWNTLRALRVLDWYSGQGTSG, from the coding sequence ATGGCTATTAATCGTTCGGTTATAAACTGGCTGCTTGATTCAGACCCTTCGATCCGGTGGCAAGTGATGCGTGACTTGATCGATGCGCCAGCGGAGGAGGTCGAGGTTGAACGCGCAAAGGTGGCCACCGAGGGAGTGGGCGCTCGGTTGCTTGCCCTGCAGAGGGCGGACGGGTCGTGGGCTGGCGAGGCGTGGAATCACGGGTGGGATTCCACGATGCACGTCTTGTCTCTTCTCCGTGAGCTGGGTCTTGATCCCGTAAGCGATGAGTCACGGCGAGCGGTAGAATTGGTCCGTGATCAGGTGACATGGCGGGGATGGGACATGGACGGCGAATGGCGGGGTTGGGAATGGAAGGGCAATCCCTTCTTCATCGGGGAGGTCGAGCCCTGCATCAACGGGCAAGTCGCGGCGAGCGGGGCCTATTTCGGCCAGGACGTACGGCGGATCGTCGACCGCCTGCTCGGCGAGCAGCTGCCGGATGGAGGCTGGAATTGCGACGCAGAAAAAGGATCGACGCGGTCGTCGTTCAACACCACGATCTGCGTGCTGGAAGCCCTGCTCGAATATGAACTGGCCGGCGTGGAAAGTGCGGCGGTAACGGAAGCCCGCCTTCGCGGGCAGGAGTATCTCCTTGAACGCAGACTCTTCAGGCGGCGTTCGACAGGCGAGGCGATCGAGCGGGACCGCAAGGGCGGCGTCGCCTGGGCAAGCTTCTCCTTCCCGACTTGGTGGCACTATGACGTGCTTCGAGGACTTGAGTATCTGCGAAGGGCCGGCACCACACCGGACGAGCGCGTGGCCGAGGCGATCGAGCTGGTCGTGTCGAAGCGCGACGGCGACGGCCGATGGCCGCTTGAGAATCAGCACCCCGGCACAATGGCGGTCGAGGTGAACGAAGGTGTGGGGCAGCCGAGCAGGTGGAACACGCTGCGCGCTTTACGGGTGCTGGACTGGTACTCGGGACAAGGCACGAGCGGATAA
- a CDS encoding phosphotransferase translates to MGDTNVWDAEWEVNEELARVLISSQFPQLTSKQVKRLGWGWDNTVYLIGDEYVFRFPRRTIAVGSIRMEGKLLPKLESYMTVPYPKPLFYGEASDEYPAPFLGYTYVPGDFPIGLTEERRALSAETLAKFLRKLHEFPVQAALKDGVHQDHRGLTDIASRKVKLEGFLSKVFTHLSEEESDAIQAYISGLKTDRVEAVNALLHGDLHFKNILVNENGTVSGIIDWGDLSVGHPACDLSIAYSFLPPYARGAFFETYGEVDEETKLLARLIAVYIPVLILMQAVDDGNEAIAAEAKSNIMRALSD, encoded by the coding sequence ATGGGAGATACGAATGTATGGGATGCGGAGTGGGAGGTTAACGAAGAGCTAGCGCGAGTGTTGATCAGCAGCCAATTCCCGCAGCTGACATCGAAGCAAGTGAAACGATTGGGCTGGGGCTGGGACAATACGGTTTATCTCATCGGCGACGAGTACGTGTTCCGGTTTCCAAGAAGAACGATTGCAGTTGGCTCGATTCGTATGGAAGGAAAGCTGCTTCCGAAGCTGGAGTCATATATGACCGTCCCCTACCCGAAACCGTTGTTTTATGGCGAAGCAAGCGACGAATATCCGGCACCATTTCTTGGGTATACCTACGTGCCAGGAGATTTCCCCATCGGCTTGACGGAAGAGCGCCGGGCTTTATCGGCAGAGACGCTAGCGAAATTTTTGCGGAAATTGCATGAGTTTCCGGTACAGGCGGCGCTGAAGGACGGAGTTCATCAGGATCATCGAGGCTTGACGGATATCGCATCGCGAAAGGTGAAATTGGAGGGCTTCCTATCGAAAGTGTTTACACACTTGTCGGAGGAAGAGTCCGATGCGATTCAAGCGTATATAAGTGGGTTGAAAACGGACCGTGTCGAGGCGGTGAATGCGCTGCTGCACGGCGATCTTCATTTCAAGAATATACTGGTGAATGAGAACGGGACCGTCTCCGGTATCATTGATTGGGGTGATCTAAGTGTTGGCCATCCGGCTTGCGATTTGAGCATTGCTTACAGCTTTTTACCTCCGTACGCTCGAGGAGCGTTTTTTGAAACGTACGGAGAGGTGGACGAGGAAACGAAGCTGCTGGCGCGCCTGATCGCGGTATACATACCTGTACTGATCTTGATGCAGGCGGTCGATGACGGGAATGAAGCGATCGCGGCAGAGGCGAAGTCGAACATCATGCGGGCACTGTCGGATTAG